Proteins found in one Aspergillus puulaauensis MK2 DNA, chromosome 8, nearly complete sequence genomic segment:
- a CDS encoding uncharacterized protein (COG:S;~EggNog:ENOG410PJWD;~InterPro:IPR029032) has protein sequence MAQAHCSPFDEEFYSVLADLQPSSTFKWYQTAIVALGALNYPEEIPRLYELLLNAYIPKENHLKETRKIREGLTKACGIMGAAKTGSSLRQLATAIPPELMESTYHRAGDTRETAIQRGRNMFCQIYGNIPGYDEGKTLHASPDYYHIVNELFYGHIFSFDAVLDILETEQVIVSALLGIDCPEQARNHMLGILANGGQGEDLAFIRDIVSRIADRGHMQLRRVSKFDTPRLDS, from the exons ATGGCACAAGCTCATTGTTCCCCGTTCGATGAAGAATTCTACAGTGTCCTGGCCGACCTGCAGCCGTCATCTACGTTCAAATGGTACCAAACTGCAATTGTCGCCCTTGGTGCCCTGAACTATCCAGAAGAGATACCCAGACTGTATGAACTTCTGCTCAACGCGTATATCCCCAAGGAAAACCACTTAAAGGAGACCCGGAAGATCCGAGAGGGATTGACCAAAGCCTGCGGGATTATGGGGGCTGCAAAG ACAGGGTCAAGCCTTCGTCAGTTGGCGACTGCAATACCCCCTGAGCTTATGGAGTCAACATATCACCG GGCCGGTGATACACGAGAAACGGCCATCCAACGAGGCCGGAACATGTTCTGCCAGATTTATGGTAATATTCCCGGGTACGACGAGGGCAAGACGTTGCATGCAAGTCCCGACTACTATCACATCGTAAATG AGCTGTTCTACGGCCACATCTTCTCATTCGACGCAGTTCTCGACATCCTAGAGACGGAGCAAGTTATTGTTTCTGCTTTGTTAGGAATCGACTGCCCAGAGCAGGCAAGGAACCATATGCTGGGTATTCTCGCCAACGGGGGACAGGGCGAGGACCTTGCATTCATTCGTGATATTGTCTCTCGGATTGCTGATCGAGGCCATATGCAACTCCGCAGAGTTTCCAAATTTGATACGCCACGACTTGATTCGTAG
- a CDS encoding uncharacterized protein (COG:S;~EggNog:ENOG410PIQI;~InterPro:IPR007325,IPR037175;~PFAM:PF04199;~go_function: GO:0004061 - arylformamidase activity [Evidence IEA];~go_process: GO:0019441 - tryptophan catabolic process to kynurenine [Evidence IEA]) — MLAVSDFPRFDQLPLCQGDPPFSAWGLWKRPEYGSLNYLTDKRLLQAAREEIQTGERVSLDLPLDLIDPPLLGRRGFKREIVNKAPRVINDDVITFNTQGSSQWDSFRHFAYQKHGKFYNGVTQGDIHEDLSSTVGSSSHWSKGLGGIAGRGVLVDYASWAGENGVKYDPLSTQHIPLDAVKLIAREKGVEFRQGDILFLRTGFVKGYRQLNKAQREEQSKVPEFPGLGQSRETVEWLWERQFAAVTSDSPAFESIPPADPEYMLHPILLSGWGTPIGELFDLDDLAERCAQLNRWSFFITSAPLNYTGAVATPPNAIAIF, encoded by the exons ATGCTTGCAGTCTCTGATTTCCCGCGCTTTGATCAACTGCCTCTCTGCCAGGGTGACCCACCGTTCTCTGCCTGGGGACTATGGAAAAGGCCCGAGTATGGTTCGCTCAACTATCTGACCGACAAGAGGCTGTTACAGGCTGCTCGGGAGGAGATTCAAACTGGCGAAAGAGTCTCTCTCGA CCTGCCTCTAGACTTGATTGATCCTCCTCTGCTAGGAAGAAGAGGTTTTAAAAGAGAGATTGTCAACAAGGCTCCTCGGGTTATTAATGACGACGTT ATCACGTTCAATACCCAGGGAAGCTCCCAGTGGGACAGCTTTCGCCACTTTGCGTACCAAAAGCACGGGAAATTCTATAATGG GGTCACCCAAGGAGACATCCATGAGGATCTATCAAGCACTGTTGGCTCCTCATCCCATTGGTCAAAGGGACTTGGTGGCATCGCAGGTAGAGGCGTCTTGGTCGACTACGCCAGCTGGGCCGGTGAAAATGGGGTTAAATATGACCCTCTGAGCACACAGCATATCCCACTCGATGCAGTAAAACTTATTGCTCGTGAGAAAGGAGTCGAGTTTCGGCAGGGCGACATCTTGTTCCTGCGAACAG GGTTCGTCAAGGGATACCGTCAGCTGAACAAGGCGCAACGAGAGGAGCAATCGAAGGTCCCCGAGTTCCCCGGCCTTGGACAATCTCGAGAAACAGTCGAGTGGCTGTGGGAGCGGCAGTTTGCTGCAGTCACATCTGATAGTCCGGCCTTCGAAAGCATTC CTCCGGCTGATCCAGAATACATGCTGCACcctattcttctttctggATGGGGGACTCCAATCGGAGAGCTGTTCGATCTCGACGACCTGGCTGAACGGTGTGCGCAGTTGAATCGCTGGTCATTTTTTATCACATCTGCCCCGTTGAACTACACGGGGGCTGTTGCCACGCCGCCAAATGCCATTGCCATCTTCTGA
- a CDS encoding uncharacterized protein (COG:S;~EggNog:ENOG410PI5E;~InterPro:IPR011008) translates to MPAGLLRVLLEKPASTDHATFESWRKQAFSKLPGVSTVDVLTATDEVKEGNTYRYENSYYVEDTSLITNEVVQSLISIEKESISLDKADFHLYERIAFNVRDDIEPRVRPAGTVVVTVGMSPIETEEVIRDFYDWYREEHMPTLRDVPGWRTGSRYKRLATFGANAEFAAPYVAIHQYNPENGLGGEQWTKSIKSKWTQKVMSELAAPNHRRVWKVDG, encoded by the coding sequence ATGCCTGCCGGACTCCTGCGCGTTCTACTCGAGAAACCCGCATCGACCGACCATGCAACATTCGAATCGTGGCGCAAACAAGCCTTCTCCAAACTACCGGGCGTGTCTACAGTAGATGTTCTTACTGCTACTGACGAGGTCAAAGAGGGAAACACCTACCGCTACGAGAACAGCTACTATGTCGAGGACACCAGTCTCATTACCAACGAAGTCGTCCAATCCCTTATTTCAATCGAGAAGGAGAGTATCAGCCTTGACAAGGCCGACTTTCATCTGTATGAGCGTATCGCATTCAACGTCAGGGACGACATTGAGCCCCGAGTCCGCCCTGCAGGGACTGTCGTGGTGACAGTGGGAATGTCGCCCATCGAGACTGAAGAGGTCATAAGAGACTTTTACGACTGGTACCGTGAGGAGCATATGCCGACCCTACGTGATGTGCCAGGTTGGCGTACTGGGAGTAGGTACAAGCGACTGGCTACGTTTGGGGCCAATGCGGAGTTTGCGGCGCCCTATGTTGCCATTCATCAGTATAACCCGGAGAACGGGCTCGGGGGAGAGCAGTGGACCAAGTCTATCAAATCCAAGTGGACTCAGAAAGTCATGTCCGAGCTGGCAGCGCCAAACCACCGCCGTGTTTGGAAGGTAGACGGTTGA
- a CDS encoding uncharacterized protein (COG:G;~EggNog:ENOG410PM2U;~InterPro:IPR005829,IPR005828,IPR003663,IPR036259, IPR020846;~PFAM:PF00083,PF07690;~TransMembrane:11 (o40-60i72-91o97-118i130-154o166-183i252-270o290-310i317-338o344-366i387-405o417-434i);~go_component: GO:0016020 - membrane [Evidence IEA];~go_component: GO:0016021 - integral component of membrane [Evidence IEA];~go_function: GO:0022857 - transmembrane transporter activity [Evidence IEA];~go_process: GO:0055085 - transmembrane transport [Evidence IEA]), whose product MGTISFGYPSVIVASTLAKTPFLKYMGLGDDNGISAGKEGLAGTITGLFQVGAVIGIFCGCEISDRFGRRSALLYCSIISIIGGIGVTAAQNMAMLLVFRFFAGAGSFAFLALTPGYVSELAAPNMRGFLGGLCGVFIGLGYCSGGFMGLAFYYAENETLQWRGPLGIGILWPLIMLLICPFVPESPRYLLMKGRSDEAWDVVSRLRASRSGEAQAFALAEFSQMKQQADFDRALDGSWLQLIRKPSYRKRLLLASGISFLGQSTAVLVLNNYGPIFYAALGFGTRNQLILAAGRDVIAFLGNIVGAAVLDNIGRRPMLLTGFAGCLITLCVFAAAVAEFQKNNAMGTLGVGMTALFVFLLFYALGVDAPTYVFMSEIFPSHMRSKGMAVAVAIYALSAIVYLQVTPLAVANIGWKYFLVFIIIMAIGLVWMYFEIFETKLIPLEEMAEKFGDTDAVVVHLSDAMAEADSKRSAVEHHERPGETDQKEVQDMASTA is encoded by the exons ATGGGCACCATTAGCTTTGGATATCCTTCGGTCATTGTTGCATCAACGCTCGCAAAGACCCcctttctaaaatatatgGGCCTAGGGGACGATAATGGCATCTCTGCAGGCAAGGAAGGGCTGGCTGGAACCATTACAGGCCTCTTCCAG GTTGGTGCTGTTATAGGCATCTTTTGTGGCTGTGAGATCTCAGATAGATTTGGACGCAGAAGCGCACTGCTTTACTGCTCCATTATATCTATCATTGGCGGCATTGGTGTGACTGCCGCACAGAACATGGCCATGCTGCTCGTATttcgcttcttcgccggtgCCGGTAGCTTTGCGTTTCTTGCACTGA CGCCAGGATACGTTTCCGAATTGGCTGCACCCAACATGCGTGGTTTTCTCGGCGGTCTTTGTGGTGTGTTTATCGGACTCGGATACTGCAGTGGCGGTTTTATGGGACTCGCCTTTTACTATGCCGAGAATGAAACCTTGCAATGGCGCGGACCTCTGGGTATAGGAATCCTTTGGCCTCTGATCATGCTGCTCATTTGTCCATTCGTCCCCGAGTCGCCGCGTTACCTGTTGATGAAGGGCAGGTCCGATGAGGCCTGGGATGTAGTGTCCCGACTTCGTGCTAGTCGGAGCGGCGAAGCACAGGCGTTTGCGCTGGCCGAGTTCTCTCAGATGAAGCAGCAGGCTGACTTCGACCGGGCCCTGGACGGCTCATGGCTGCAGCTGATCCGAAAGCCCTCGTATAGGAAGCGTCTGTTGCTGGCATCTGGCATTTCCTTTCTTGGCCAGAGTACCGCGGTTCTGGTGTTGAATAACTAC GGGCCAATCTTCTATGCGGCACTCGGGTTTGGAACGCGCAACCAGCTTATTCTTGCAGCTGGGCGAGACGTCA TTGCTTTCCTCGGCAATATTGTCGGCGCTGCAGTTCTAGACAATATCGGCAGACGGCCCATGCTGCTTACCGGGTTCGCAGGCTGTCTCATCACCCTCTGCGTTTTCGCAGCAGCGGTCGCCGAGTTTCAAAAGAATAATGCCATGGGGACTTTGGGCGTGGGAATGACCGCGCTCTTCGTGTTCCTGCTTTTCTATGCCTTGGGTGTTGACGCTCCAACATACGTCTTCATGAGTGAGATATTCCCCAGCCACATGAGATCCAAGGGCATGGCCGTTGCAGTTGCCATATATGCATTATCAGCAATAGTCTACCTGCAGGTCACTCCTCTCGCCGTTGCGAACATCGGATGGAAATACTTTCTG gtcttcatcatcatcatggccatcggGTTGGTATGGATGTATTTCGAAATATTCGAGACAAAGCTTATCCCCcttgaggagatggctgAGAAGTTTGGTGACAccgatgcggtggttgtGCATCTGTCGGACGCCATGGCTGAGGCAGACTCGAAGAGAAGCGCCGTTGAACACCATGAGAGGCCCGGAGAAACGGACCAAAAAGAGGTTCAAGACATGGCATCTACAGCCTAA
- a CDS encoding putative NlpC/P60-like cell-wall peptidase (COG:S;~EggNog:ENOG410PMIQ;~SECRETED:SignalP(1-19)) — MQLTNLFMTLAATLSVANAYKVTTDGVNCRKGASTSDASVTTYDNGEDVNITCQTNGQSIQGNTIWDKTDDGCYVSDYYVKTGSDSMVTKDCDGGSDSGSSSYQGEISRKEILKRADYWISRHIPYSMSAYYSDPDGRKYRTDCSGFVSMALHASAPGLSTVSLPDIAKSISWDDLQPGDFVGTLGSGTGGADGHVTLFKSWTDSSKKKYNTLECQGTYGCVADKREVSWKVGSHTAKPYRYEKVKD, encoded by the coding sequence ATGCAGCTCACCAATCTGTTCATGACCCTCGCGGCGACTCTCTCTGTCGCCAACGCTTACAAAGTCACCACCGACGGTGTCAACTGTCGCAAGGGCGCCTCCACGAGCGATGCCTCTGTAACCACATACGACAACGGCGAGGACGTCAACATCACCTGCCAGACCAACGGCCAAAGCATCCAGGGCAACACCATCTGGGACAAGACCGATGACGGCTGCTACGTCTCCGACTACTACGTGAAGACCGGCTCAGACAGCATGGTCACCAAGGACTGCGACGGCGGCTCTGACAGCGGCAGCTCTTCGTACCAGGGCGAGATCAGTCGCAAGGAGATCCTCAAGCGTGCTGATTACTGGATCTCGCGCCACATCCCATACTCCATGAGCGCCTACTACTCCGACCCCGATGGCCGCAAATACCGCACCGACTGCTCGGGCTTCGTTAGCATGGCTCTCCATGCATCTGCCCCAGGTCTCAGCACCGTCAGCCTCCCGGATATTGCGAAGTCTATCTCGTGGGATGATCTCCAGCCCGGTGACTTTGTTGGCACCCTTGGATCCGGTACTGGCGGTGCTGATGGCCATGTCACTCTGTTCAAGTCCTGGACCGACAGctccaagaagaagtacAATACCCTTGAGTGCCAGGGCACCTACGGCTGTGTTGCAGACAAGCGCGAGGTTAGCTGGAAGGTTGGCAGCCACACGGCCAAGCCCTACCGCTacgagaaggtgaaggatTAA
- a CDS encoding N-acyl homoserine lactonase family protein (COG:S;~EggNog:ENOG410PM9B;~InterPro:IPR001279,IPR036866;~PFAM:PF00753) has product MAAPMQQLAQACLPAYTCPTGTKMYLLNLGTLNVDDAWLLLGANGSSASNPNPPSKRRDLMLIAGLIDHPEMGLVLFETGSAEDVQRQWGPDAVDLFPRTQYEERHRLPAAIEAVGYNIKDVKAVIMGHLHLDHAGGLEHFKNTGVPVYVHEEEFKHACWAAGTNSDVGLYLGDYLKLDNTLNWQTFNDAQLDLCTGVTLYHCPGHTPGLCIMQVNLAQDGTFIWTTDQYHIRENYELDQAHGWLLRDYRKWVESGKFIRRLQRLFSARLIFGHDYETAEELIKAKKVYQ; this is encoded by the exons ATGGCAGCTCCAATGCAACAGCTCGCACAGGCATGTCTTCCAGCATACACATGTCCTACTGGGACCAAGATGTACTTACTGAACCTGGGCACATTGAACGTTGACGACGCCTG GCTCCTTCTAGGCGCTAATGGAAGCTCGGCGAGTAATCCGAATCCCCCCAGCAAGAGAAGGGACTTGATGTTGATTGCCGGGCTCATCGACCACCCGGAGATGGGATTGGTGCTATTTGAAACAGGAAGTGCAGAGGATGTACAGAGA CAATGGGGTCCAGATGCAGTAGACCTGTTCCCACGGACACAATACGAAGAACGCCATCGCCTACCGGCTGCCATTGAGGCCGTCGGATATAATATCAAAGACGTGAAAGCGGTAATCATGGGACATTTACACTTGGATCATGCAGGTGGGCTGGAACATTTTAAAAATACCGGAGTGCCCGTATATGTCCATGAAGAAGAATTCAAGCACGCTTGCTGGGCGGCAGGGACGAACTCGGACGTTGGCCTGTACCT CGGCGATTACCTCAAGCTAGATAATACGCTGAACTGGCAGACCTTCAACGACGCCCAGCTGGATCTCTGCACCGGGGTCACCCTGTATCACTGTCCCGGCCACACCCCTGGCCTCTGCATTATGCAGGTGAATCTTGCGCAGGATGGGACCTTTATCTGGACCACCGATCAGTATCATATACGAGAAAACTACGAATTAGATCAAGCCCATGGGTGGCTGCTGAGAGATTATCGGAAGTGGGTAGAGAGTGGGAAGTTCATTCGGCGTTTACAAAGGCTGTTCTCCGCTCGTCTGATATTCGGCCATGACTATGAGACTGCAGAGGAGCTGATAAAGGCTAAGAAGGTGTACCAATAG
- a CDS encoding Zn(II)2Cys6 transcription factor (COG:K;~EggNog:ENOG410PVHN;~InterPro:IPR036864,IPR007219,IPR001138;~PFAM:PF00172,PF04082;~go_function: GO:0000981 - DNA-binding transcription factor activity, RNA polymerase II-specific [Evidence IEA];~go_function: GO:0003677 - DNA binding [Evidence IEA];~go_function: GO:0008270 - zinc ion binding [Evidence IEA];~go_process: GO:0006351 - transcription, DNA-templated [Evidence IEA];~go_process: GO:0006355 - regulation of transcription, DNA-templated [Evidence IEA]): protein MDSQSNRKTIRPTKHITRACTGCRQRKTKCDGARPQCANCRLHNQECMMPQAVDKRTVPSKERYTRLEQYTRSLESVLLQNGMPLPPQLDNYSAPDYIINPNPIIQTPVSHDDSSWGETSDRAISALQVPLDDTDGDLNVLSERFGSLQLADDGQVRFFGATSNLHIQHVGLFSLTDSKIRSVYGKEREILRQGGLNDPVPQELEDHLLRLYFCWENPNIPVVDQDIYYTERANYRATGRPTHRYSETLTNAMCAGGAALTRRHPRGLPESLAEFFSSRAKALLEVEMDAPGLCTVQALVILSGVEAFLTRDARGWLYSGMAMRLAIDLGLHLKPSASIRRGLLDATEMRLRRIIFWGAYIHDRMWSFYVGRPESLDEKHIFVEPLRAIDVAQRTAPLWQPYIDETNSPNPPGPPSLLGEVAQYTVSLCRKMSHIRRVLYNSPYPDGSEIKSLHGAARKLRDDLLSWAESLPSSIALRDGEQQPLRPPHVLQLHMQYYAILVVIDRPFTYGRYQRLPGLTPADMEESHTACTNAAVSLVNLLQTYRSHHGARQMNIHTVHLVFTAALVHIHNVYFAPCEAVRTAARRFLQISCQVLSEIGQAYRNALRALEIITSIKSELARSEGNRSRPDSHHEYNSALNKRARLDPSNTPTVSSSVGPDSGAQLLGAPAMEGLDMLEECLDISPSTTLLASDSLFTETWGWISPPDSFSTS from the exons ATGGATTCACAATCAAACAGGAAAACCATCCGCCCGACCAAGCACATCACCCGTGCCTGCACTGGATGTCGCCAACGAAAGACCAAATGTGACGGTGCGCGGCCACAATGTGCGAACTGCCGCCTTCATAACCAGGAGTGTATGATGCCGCAGGCGGTCGATAAGCGAACAGTGCCTTCGAAAGAGCGATATACACGCTTGGAGCAGTATACTCGGTCGCTGGAGTCAGTTCTCTTGCAGAATGGCATGCCACTGCCACCGCAGCTGGATAACTATTCCGCGCCCGACTATATAATAAACCCCAATCCGATCATTCAGACCCCCGTTTCCCACGACGATAGTTCCTGGGGAGAGACCAGCGATCGAGCAATCTCTGCACTACAGGTGCCTCTCGATGATACGGATGGCGACTTGAATGTCCTGAGTGAGCGATTCGGCTCACTGCAGCTGGCTGACGACGGACAAGTTCGGTTCTTTGGGGCTACCTCTAACCTGCATATCCAACACGTTGGGCTATTCTCCCTGACCGACTCCAAGATTCGCTCGGTATACGGCAAAGAAAGGGAGATCCTCCGACAAGGGGGGTTAAACGATCCAGTACCGCAGGAGCTAGAAGATCACCTCTTGCGCCTGTACTTCTGCTGGGAGAACCCTAACATCCCGGTGGTCGACCAAGACATTTACTACACAGAACGGGCAAACTACCGCGCAACCGGCAGACCAACACATCGTTACTCAGAAACGTTAACAAACGCAAT GTGTGCAGGGGGAGCAGCACTTACACGTCGGCATCCTCGCGGGTTGCCTGAATCTCTAGCCGAGTTCTTCAGCAGTCGAGCAAAGGCCCTTCTGGAGGTAGAAATGGACGCACCGGGTCTGTGTACTGTGCAGGCCTTGGTTATTTTGAGCGGCGTGGAGGCATTTCTGACTAGGGATGCACGAGGATGGCTCTATAGCG GTATGGCCATGAGGCTGGCAATCGACCTCGGCCTACATTTGAAGCCCTCTGCTTCTATCCGGAGAGGTCTGCTCGACGCAACCGAGATGAGGCTCCGCAGGATTATCTTCTGGGGTGCTTACATCCACGATCG CATGTGGAGTTTCTATGTTGGTCGTCCCGAATCTCTCGACGAGAAGCATATATTCGTGGAGCCGCTGAGAGCGATCGATGTCGCCCAGAGGACTGCGCCTCTCTGGCAACCATACATAGATGAAACCAATAGCCCAAATCCTCCAGGACCGCCGTCGCTTCTAGGTGAAGTTGCCCAATATACCGTCTCCCTATGTCGCAAAATGTCGCATATTCGCCGAGTCTT ATACAACTCTCCATATCCAGATGGGTCAGAAATCAAATCACTCCATGGCGCTGCCCGGAAACTCAGGGACGACTTGCTCTCTTGGGCAGAAAGCCTTCCATCCTCCATTGCTCTTCGTGACGGGGAGCAGCAACCTCTGCGACCGCCCCATGTGCTACAGCTTCA CATGCAATACTACGCGATCTTGGTGGTGATCGATAGACCGTTCACGTACGGTCGGTATCAGAGGCTCCCCGGGTTGACGCCAGCCGATATGGAGGAAAGCCACACGGCATGCACAAATGCTGCAGTCTCACTTGTCAACCTCCTACAAACATACCGATCTCATCATGGCGCCAGACAAATGAATATCCACACCGTCCATTTGGTCTTCACTGCGGCGTTGGTCCACATTCACAATGTCTACTTTGCTCCATGCGAAGCTGTGCGGACAGCAGCACGTCGATTCTTGCAGATCAGCTGTCAGGTGCTCTCTGAGATTGGACAAGCGTACAGGAATGCTCTTCGTGCTCTAGAGATTATCACATCCATAAAATCGGAATTGGCGCGAAGTGAAGGCAACCGATCGCGACCAGACAGCCACCATGAGTACAACAGCGCCTTGAATAAGCGTGCGCGGCTGGATCCCAGTAATACACCAACAGTAAGCTCAAGTGTTGGACCAGATTCCGGGGCTCAGCTACTTGGAGCTCCTGCGATGGAGGGACTTGATATGTTGGAGGAATGCTTAGATATCTCCCCTTCCACTACTTTGTTGGCTAGTGATTCGCTGTTCACAGAGACTTGGGGTTGGATATCACCACCAGATTCGTTCAGTACTAGCTAG
- a CDS encoding EthD domain-containing protein (COG:S;~EggNog:ENOG410PZ7G;~InterPro:IPR011008,IPR009799;~PFAM:PF07110,PF09448;~go_function: GO:0016491 - oxidoreductase activity [Evidence IEA]): MSSTRINHEFKHSELSYDAEPNFQPAIKVSVFFSKKEGITYNTFFEHWQTVHADLAVATQAFQGHILRYVQHHQTLEMKERARSLAEGVLNYDACAQLWVRTWDDWLAFSSSEEYKSALADDCQLFMELPMTYMVGYENLVVGDASRAIGGKDGLSKNK, encoded by the exons ATGTCCAGTACCAGAATCAACCACGAGTTCAAACATAGTGAGCTCAGCTACGACGCCGAGCCCAACTTCCAACCGGCTATTAAAGTCTCCGTGTTTTTCAGTAAGAAAGAAGGTATCACGTACAACACATTCTTCGAACACTGGCAGACTGTCCATGCCGACCTTGCTGTGGCCACTCAGGCGTTCCAGGGCCACATTCTTCGCTATGTTCAG CACCACCAAACCCTGGAAATGAAAGAACGGGCTCGAAGCCTTGCAGAGGGCGTCCTTAATTACGATGCATGTGCGCAACTCTGGGTCCGGACATGGGATGATTGGCTGGCATTTTCTAGTAGCGAGGAATATAAGTCGGCTTTGGCCGATGACTGTCAATTGTTTATGGAACTGCCGATGACCTATATGGTTGGATACGAGAACTTGGTGGTTGGGGATGCATCCAGGGCAATTGGGGGCAAAGATGGGCTCAGCAAGAACAAATAG
- a CDS encoding uncharacterized protein (COG:Q;~EggNog:ENOG410PN36;~InterPro:IPR036291,IPR002347;~PFAM:PF08659,PF00106,PF13561;~go_process: GO:0055114 - oxidation-reduction process [Evidence IEA]) — protein MSKPLAAQSLVWLITGCTSGFGQFFVSAILARGDKVVATARNVASLGGLWSKEDVYLLQLDVTDFQDNLQKKASEAVNHFGQIDVLVNNAGYVQSGVWEEVSHDEVLEQLRTNFFGQIDVTRAFLPHMRSRRSGTIIFMSSIAGWLGVAAGGPYSASKFALEGAVESLQSEVLPLGIRVHLIVLGQFRTNILADGRRRITRPSPSIDDYDAPVKALADRQTETNGKQPGDPSQAVERILDVVRREGSVTETMEIPLRVVLGTDAGRIVRNQCLAMLKQLDEFDGLIRSTDFPDAGEVEEYT, from the exons ATGTCCAAACCCTTGGCTGCCCAGTCCCTCGTGTGGCTCATCACCGGTTGCACTTCTGGCTTCGGTCAGTTCTTTGTCTCGGCCATCCTCGCCCGAGGAGATAAAGTCGTTGCAACGGCACGAAACGTAGCTTCCCTAGGGGGGCTTTGGTCCAAAGAGGACGTATACCTTCTACAGCTTGACGTGACGGACTTTCAGGACAATTTACAGAAGAAAGCGTCTGAGGCTGTCAATCACTTCGGTCAGATCGATGTCCTGGTAAACAATGCCGGATACGTTCAGTCCGGGGTCTGGGAGGAGGTGAG CCACGACGAAGTGCTCGAGCAATTGCGGACCAATTTCTTCGGGCAAATCGATGTCACTCGAGCATTCTTACCTCATATGCGGTCTCGCCGGTCGGGAACTATCATATTCATGAGTAGCATCGCAGGCTGGCTGGGCGTCGCAGCGGGAGGTCCTTATAGTGCCTCGAAATTTGCCTTGGAAG GAGCGGTAGAAAGTCTCCAGAGCGAGGTGCTCCCTCTCGGAATCAGAGTCCACCTTATTGTTCTCGGGCAGTTTCGTACAAACATCCTGGCTGACGGCCGCCGGAGGATTACTCGTCCATCTCCGTCGATAGATGACTACGATGCACCAGTGAAGGCCTTGGCAGACCGACAAACTGAGACAAATGGTAAGCAGCCAGGGGATCCAAGTCAGGCTGTTGAGCGGATCTTGGATGTGGTGAGACGGGAAGGGTCAGTAACAGAGACTATGGAGATCCCACTCCGTGTGGTTCTGGGAACGGATGCTGGCCGGATCGTGAGAAATCAGTGTTTGGCGATGCTGAAGCAATTGGATGAGTTTGATGGATTGATCCGTAGTACTGACTTCCCAGATGCAGGGGAGGTCGAAGAATATACGTAA